In the genome of Fulvivirga maritima, one region contains:
- a CDS encoding non-ribosomal peptide synthetase, whose translation MLNGNKIKRVVAGGEECKKSLANKFCEEYDFYNKYGPTETTVTATIKHVKRRVEAKVPIGKPIGNIDVYILDKNKLLLPEGAIGELYIGGDGMALGYLNNEKLTEDTFISNPYRIGSKIYKTGDLCRWNSDGELEYFGRIDHQVKVRGYRIELGEIEHHLAGYKDVEEVAVVANERAGDKELVAYYVSKNELGSALIKKYLMKSLPEYMVPTTYIHLSQMPFTSSGKIDRKSLPKPILEVSGVNLPETHLEEVLLDIWGQILKLDKQFIDIDRSFFDLGGHSLRAVLLINRIHKDLSVDLPLRVIFQHQDIRSLAGYIEGQDQVAYLSIPKARVQDYYPLSSAQRRLYFLYEYDKASVSYNMPQFVRLRGPLDIARLEASFVNLVSRHSILRTSFHMKGEEALQQVHPEVDFKVSYEEVEESEVSSIIQSFIRPFDLSSGCLLRVKLLIIDAMNHLLLVDMHHIVSDGVSSGILVRDLMTYYEGSSLPPLSLDYKDYSVWQQSSSQSALKDAHRSYWHSVYSEEPLVLDLPYDYARPSHAVQEGAVYRFKIDKSLTDSISSIAAGSNTTMFTVLLSAYGILLGRLTNEEDIIIGTPVAGREHSDLEGMIGMFVNTLALRLFPQGIEDFTSYLHGVRDHVLSSFEHQSYPYEELVDDLHLSRNTNRNPLFDVMFSYGNFESESLTMEGIDLESYPTGNTTTKFDLSLSCSEVEGELWLTFEYSTELFKSETIERFSNYFESILRVITAEANISLSAIDILSDRERSTLLSSFNDTWKVYEPGTIIDYFERSALSSGSAVAVYCEGSCMSYDELNTSANRLCYYLTEHCQVGSGDVVGLYFERSASLIVSLLGVLKSGAAFTALSPDYPKERVNQIIKGADIKVVINNTGESFVYGKPELMVVNPLSSLIQDVSLSDNPSVTLSGSDAAYVIYTSGSTGEPKGIIISHSNMVDYVLTFCSYFGLTKEDKVVHQSSLSFDTSIEEIFPALISGSSIVISPVGGKDIISLASLIESREATLLSATPLVLGELNNFREQLHTLRTIISGGELLLPSHIDKLIRQQEIYNTYGPSESTVCITYNKVVDLSDASLIGSPIANRQVYILDKYQQLCPLGVAGELCVSGKGLASGYLNNESLTDAKFIANPFLAGERMYRTGDLARWNSEGKLEFIGRIDNQVKISGFRIELGEIEHCIDNLSEVRDVSVIAYGKENARKLVVFYVSDEEIAAEIFRDHLSSKLPVYMVPHHYIHLDHMPLTVNGKLDKRSLPAPELTSGAYTAPVSSMEHDLVQIWSEVLKQPSESISVTRSFFELGGHSLKAAFLVNRIHKDLSVDLPLRVIFQHQDIRSLAGYIERQDQVRYLSIPKAPVQDYYPLSSAQRRLYFLYEYDKTSVSYNMPQVVRLRGPLDIARLEASFVNLVSRHSILRTSFHMKGEEALQQVHPEVGFKVSYGEVEESEVSSIIQSFIRPFDLSSGCLLRVKLLIIDAMNHLLLVDMHHIVSDGVSSGILVRDLMTYYEGSSLPPLSLDYKDYSVWQQSSSQSALKDAHRSYWHSVYSEEPLVLDLPYDYARPSHAVQEGAVYHFKIDKSLTDSISSIAAGSNTTMFTVLLSAYGILLGRLTNEEDIIIGTPVAGREHSDLEGMIGMFVNTLALRLFPQGIEDFTSYLHGVRDHVLSSFEHQSYPYEELVDDLHLSRNTNRNPLFDVMFSYGNFESESLTMEGIDLESYPTGNTTTKFDLSLSCSEVEGELWLSFSYSSELFKEESIKRFADYYCSILEQIGRDSSISVGAIDILSDQEKQELLVDFNDTAHDYPLEKTIIQVFNEKVEEFSDHVALVFEGKKMTYALLKQKVDSVASYISKVGIGKNELVGVLMDKSFDMIVAVMGVLESGAAFLPIDPGNPSDRIDYMLRDSGCRLLIVQSHLQDRFSVDLEVLKISEIDSNSTCFKNHSSPEDLAYLIYTSGTSGKPKGVAVKHKSLTNLCFWHNETFNISELDRATKYASFSFDASVWEIFPYLIKGASIHIINNSLKLDVKKLNEYYNRNGISISFLPTQVCEEFMKEDNSSLRILLTGGDNLRKMANNRYQIFNNYGPTENTVVSTSGQLEYGGHISIGRPIANSQVYIIDRNGNLVPKGVKGELYVGGANLSEGYWNKLELTKSKFIKIEWCENGKVYKTGDLARWLPDGLLEFKGRVDHQVKIRGFRIELSEIESVCLEYDEVREVVVVVYEQGGDKHLILYYTGFQDVGDNIKNYLSSKLPVYMVPHHYIHLDHMPLTVNGKLDKRSLPAPELTSGAYTAPVSSMEHDLVQIWSEVLKQPSESISVTRSFFELGGHSLKAAFLVNRIHKDLSVDLPLRVIFQHQDIRSLAGYIERQDQVRYLSIPKAPVQDYYPLSSAQRRLYFLYEYDKTSVSYNMPQVVRLRGPLDIARLEASFVNLVSRHSILRTSFHMKGEEALQQVHPEVGFKVSYGEVEESEVSSIIQSFIRPFDLSSGCLLRVKLLIIDAMNHLLLVDMHHIVSDGVSSGILVRDLMTYYEGSSLPPLSLDYKDYSVWQQSSSQSALKDAHRSYWHSVYSEEPLVLDLPYDYARPSHAVQEGAVYHFKIDKSLTDSISSIAAGSNTTMFTVLLSAYGILLGRLTNEEDIIIGTPVAGREHSDLEGMIGMFVNTLALRLFPQGIEDFTSYLHGVRDHVLSSFEHQSYPYEELVDDLHLSRNTNRNPLFDVMFSYGNFESESLTMEGIDLESYPTGNTTTKFDLSLSCSEVEGELWLSFSYSSELFKEESIKRFADYYCSILEQIGRDSSISVGAIDILSDQEKQELLVDFNDTAHAYDQEVTLIDQFRKQVSKTPHAVAMIYHDDEMDYLTLDVYSDRLASFLQSIGVSQGDKVGLMLSRSFQMIIGLLGIMKAGAAYVPMDIEQPTSRKLHIIKECDIEVLITDAGDEVSLPNVKLVRVSDGLNVSVGTKRELRGDHTAYVIYTSGSTGHPKGVMITHRSVINYISCQQENYHLTAGERILQFSSIIFDASVEQIWLSLLSGSSLVLLDKDLLLDRDSLWSYVKAKSVTHFHSTPIFLEGIPVDGCSSLKRVVSGGEECKPSLVNKFIPYCDFYNKYGPTETTISSLLHYIGKDTPQKGSIPIGSPVWNTQLYVLGKHGGLQPKGSTGELYIGGAGLSGGYLNKSSLTSEKFVQNPYESGDIIYKTGDLVRWLPGGQMEFKGRSDDQIKIRGFRVEPGEIENHLRIYADITQVVVLALGDGSDRHLVAYYVSKTEHSSDDLRQYLSEYFPEYMVPLYYVYLEHMPLTINGKLDKRSLPSPELTSGAYTAPASSMEHDLVQIWSEVLKQPSESISVTRSFFELGGHSLKAAFLVNRIHDQLNVEVSLYDVFDKPTIRGLSKRLEQISKPSSAFDNSVISLKTNDQSDLNLFFIHDGGGDVSGYLKLTEQISGCNCWGLKSDTLNSIGPSDTCIEEIADRFMEKILMIQDKGPYYLLGWSFGGTLAVEIARRIEQKGLEVALVTIIDSYLPVTNDGTYVKFDLNEEIKFLKEFVDVKLSNKKETSLEDLWVNALMTIENRSEYLLKVKNQLDNGLKNLMPHWEESNLEELVRGINTIRTLREIKIKYLPDYRIKAQCVYIKANKSEANIDNVQAFFNKNLLVHEIEGDHFNIMRKPKVSMVYEIIENHLKSLRDIFIDELISE comes from the coding sequence GATTATTATCCTTTGAGTTCTGCTCAGCGCAGGTTATACTTTTTATATGAGTATGATAAGGCATCTGTATCCTATAATATGCCTCAGTTTGTACGCCTGCGTGGCCCCTTAGATATAGCAAGGTTGGAGGCCTCTTTTGTTAATTTGGTATCCCGTCATTCTATACTACGCACAAGCTTTCATATGAAAGGAGAGGAAGCGTTGCAGCAAGTTCACCCAGAGGTAGATTTTAAAGTATCCTATGAAGAGGTGGAAGAGTCAGAGGTTTCATCTATTATCCAATCATTTATACGCCCATTTGATCTAAGTAGTGGCTGCTTACTTCGGGTGAAGTTACTGATTATAGATGCTATGAATCATTTGCTACTGGTAGACATGCATCATATAGTAAGTGATGGAGTATCCAGTGGTATTTTAGTTCGGGATTTGATGACTTATTATGAAGGTTCCTCCTTACCCCCCTTGTCATTAGATTATAAAGATTACTCTGTTTGGCAGCAGAGTTCTTCACAGTCAGCATTGAAAGATGCACACCGATCTTATTGGCATAGTGTATATAGCGAAGAGCCATTAGTGTTAGATCTTCCCTATGACTATGCACGTCCGTCACATGCGGTTCAGGAAGGTGCAGTTTACCGATTTAAAATAGATAAGTCTTTAACAGATAGCATATCAAGTATAGCCGCAGGTTCTAACACTACAATGTTTACAGTTTTGTTGAGCGCTTATGGCATCTTGCTGGGTCGTTTAACCAATGAGGAAGACATCATCATAGGCACACCAGTTGCAGGTCGAGAGCATTCTGATCTAGAGGGGATGATAGGGATGTTTGTGAACACCTTAGCCTTGCGTCTTTTCCCACAGGGTATAGAAGATTTTACGAGTTACTTACATGGAGTAAGAGATCATGTTTTGTCCAGCTTTGAGCATCAGAGCTACCCCTATGAAGAGCTGGTAGATGATCTACACCTTAGTCGCAATACGAATCGTAATCCGTTGTTTGATGTGATGTTCTCCTATGGGAATTTTGAGTCTGAGTCACTGACCATGGAAGGTATAGATTTAGAGAGTTACCCTACAGGTAATACCACTACTAAGTTTGATTTGTCCTTATCATGTTCAGAAGTAGAAGGCGAACTTTGGTTAACTTTTGAGTATTCTACAGAACTATTTAAATCGGAGACCATTGAGAGGTTCAGTAATTATTTTGAATCTATTTTAAGAGTCATTACTGCTGAGGCTAATATATCTCTTTCTGCAATAGATATTCTTTCAGACAGAGAGCGTTCGACATTATTAAGTTCTTTTAATGATACATGGAAAGTTTATGAACCCGGAACGATAATAGATTACTTCGAACGTAGTGCTTTAAGTTCAGGCTCGGCAGTAGCCGTTTATTGTGAAGGATCATGTATGAGCTATGATGAGCTTAATACTTCGGCGAACAGATTATGTTACTATTTAACAGAGCACTGTCAGGTAGGGTCTGGAGATGTAGTGGGTCTTTACTTCGAGCGGTCAGCCTCATTGATAGTATCCTTATTAGGGGTGTTAAAATCTGGAGCAGCTTTTACAGCTCTCTCACCGGATTATCCAAAAGAGAGGGTAAATCAGATTATAAAAGGAGCTGATATTAAGGTGGTTATTAATAATACCGGAGAAAGCTTTGTGTATGGTAAACCAGAGTTGATGGTTGTAAATCCCTTATCATCTCTAATACAAGATGTTTCTCTTTCAGATAATCCATCCGTTACCCTTTCCGGATCAGATGCTGCTTATGTTATTTATACTTCAGGAAGCACAGGAGAGCCTAAAGGGATTATTATTAGCCACTCTAATATGGTGGACTATGTGTTGACCTTTTGCTCTTATTTTGGTCTTACAAAAGAGGATAAAGTAGTTCATCAATCTTCATTATCATTTGATACATCCATAGAAGAGATTTTCCCGGCCTTAATCTCAGGTTCTTCTATCGTTATATCTCCTGTTGGAGGTAAAGATATTATATCCTTAGCCTCCCTGATAGAGTCCCGTGAAGCGACTTTGCTAAGTGCTACTCCTTTGGTGCTTGGAGAGTTGAACAACTTTAGAGAACAGCTACATACGTTAAGAACGATAATAAGTGGTGGAGAGCTGTTATTGCCTTCGCATATTGATAAGCTTATAAGGCAGCAAGAAATCTATAATACTTATGGGCCTTCAGAATCTACTGTTTGCATCACCTATAATAAAGTTGTAGATCTTTCAGATGCATCTTTAATAGGTAGTCCTATAGCTAACCGTCAGGTTTATATATTAGATAAGTACCAGCAGTTATGTCCTTTAGGGGTAGCAGGAGAGCTATGTGTTTCAGGGAAAGGATTAGCCTCGGGCTATCTGAATAATGAATCCTTAACTGATGCTAAGTTTATAGCTAACCCATTTTTAGCAGGGGAGAGGATGTACAGAACGGGAGATTTGGCTCGTTGGAATTCGGAAGGCAAGCTTGAATTTATAGGGCGAATAGATAATCAGGTTAAGATAAGTGGTTTCCGCATAGAGTTAGGAGAGATAGAGCATTGTATAGATAATCTTTCAGAAGTTCGAGATGTATCTGTTATAGCATATGGTAAGGAAAATGCACGTAAGCTGGTGGTGTTTTATGTTAGTGATGAAGAGATCGCCGCTGAAATATTTAGGGATCACCTATCCTCTAAGTTACCGGTTTACATGGTTCCCCACCACTACATTCACCTGGATCATATGCCTTTAACTGTTAATGGCAAGTTAGATAAACGCTCTTTACCAGCGCCAGAACTTACCAGCGGAGCTTACACTGCCCCTGTCAGTTCTATGGAGCATGACCTTGTTCAGATATGGTCAGAGGTGTTAAAGCAGCCATCAGAGTCAATAAGCGTTACCCGCAGCTTTTTTGAGTTGGGAGGCCACTCATTAAAGGCAGCATTTTTGGTGAACAGGATTCATAAAGATCTATCAGTAGACCTACCACTGCGAGTTATCTTTCAGCATCAGGATATTCGTAGCCTTGCTGGTTATATAGAGCGTCAGGATCAGGTGAGGTATCTATCTATTCCGAAGGCACCAGTTCAGGATTATTATCCTTTGAGTTCTGCTCAGCGCAGGTTATACTTTTTATATGAGTATGATAAGACATCTGTATCCTATAATATGCCTCAGGTTGTACGCCTGCGTGGCCCCTTAGATATAGCAAGGTTGGAGGCCTCTTTTGTTAATTTGGTATCCCGTCATTCTATACTACGCACAAGCTTTCATATGAAAGGAGAGGAAGCGTTGCAGCAAGTTCACCCAGAGGTAGGTTTTAAAGTATCTTATGGAGAGGTGGAAGAGTCAGAGGTTTCATCTATTATCCAATCATTTATACGTCCATTTGATCTAAGTAGTGGCTGCTTACTTCGGGTGAAGTTACTGATTATAGATGCTATGAATCATTTGCTACTGGTAGACATGCATCATATAGTAAGTGATGGAGTATCCAGTGGTATTTTAGTTCGGGATTTGATGACTTATTATGAAGGTTCCTCCTTACCCCCCTTGTCATTAGATTATAAAGATTACTCTGTTTGGCAGCAGAGTTCTTCACAGTCAGCATTGAAAGATGCACACCGATCTTATTGGCATAGTGTATATAGCGAAGAGCCATTAGTGTTAGATCTTCCCTATGACTATGCACGTCCGTCACATGCGGTTCAGGAAGGTGCAGTTTACCACTTTAAAATAGATAAGTCTTTAACAGATAGCATATCAAGTATAGCCGCAGGTTCTAACACTACAATGTTTACAGTTTTGTTGAGCGCTTATGGCATATTGCTGGGTCGTTTAACCAATGAGGAAGACATCATCATAGGCACACCAGTTGCAGGTCGAGAGCATTCTGATCTAGAGGGGATGATAGGGATGTTTGTGAACACCTTAGCCTTGCGTCTTTTCCCACAGGGTATAGAAGATTTTACGAGTTACTTACATGGAGTAAGAGATCATGTTTTGTCCAGCTTTGAGCATCAGAGCTACCCCTATGAAGAGCTGGTAGATGATCTACACCTTAGTCGCAATACGAATCGTAATCCGTTGTTTGATGTGATGTTCTCCTATGGGAATTTTGAGTCTGAGTCACTGACCATGGAAGGTATAGATTTAGAGAGTTACCCTACAGGTAATACCACTACTAAGTTTGATTTGTCCTTATCATGTTCAGAAGTAGAAGGCGAACTTTGGTTATCGTTTAGTTATTCCTCAGAGCTGTTCAAAGAAGAGAGTATCAAGCGTTTTGCAGACTATTACTGTTCTATCTTGGAACAGATAGGACGAGATTCATCAATATCTGTTGGAGCTATAGACATATTATCAGATCAGGAGAAGCAAGAGCTTTTGGTGGATTTTAATGATACCGCTCATGACTACCCATTAGAAAAAACTATTATTCAAGTTTTTAACGAGAAGGTAGAGGAATTTTCAGATCATGTGGCATTGGTATTTGAAGGAAAAAAGATGACTTATGCCTTACTTAAGCAAAAGGTAGATAGTGTAGCATCATATATATCGAAAGTAGGTATAGGTAAGAATGAGCTTGTGGGGGTATTAATGGATAAGTCATTTGATATGATAGTGGCAGTAATGGGAGTGCTTGAATCAGGGGCAGCTTTTCTCCCCATTGATCCAGGAAATCCTAGTGATCGTATTGATTATATGTTACGTGACAGTGGTTGTAGATTGTTGATTGTTCAAAGTCATTTGCAAGATAGGTTTAGTGTAGATTTAGAGGTTTTGAAAATATCAGAAATAGATTCTAACTCTACCTGCTTTAAAAATCATAGCTCTCCAGAAGATTTAGCTTATCTGATTTATACATCAGGTACATCAGGAAAACCTAAAGGAGTGGCAGTAAAACATAAATCTTTAACAAATTTATGCTTTTGGCATAATGAAACATTTAACATCTCAGAGCTAGACAGGGCAACCAAATATGCGAGCTTTAGTTTTGATGCTTCTGTTTGGGAAATATTCCCTTATTTAATTAAAGGTGCTTCAATACATATTATAAATAATTCATTAAAATTAGATGTTAAGAAGCTAAATGAGTATTATAATCGTAATGGAATTAGTATAAGCTTTTTGCCTACTCAGGTTTGTGAGGAATTTATGAAGGAAGATAATTCTTCCCTTCGAATATTATTAACAGGTGGGGATAATCTTCGAAAAATGGCTAATAACCGCTATCAGATCTTTAATAATTATGGTCCTACTGAAAATACAGTTGTCAGTACAAGTGGGCAGTTAGAGTATGGTGGACATATTTCAATAGGCAGGCCAATTGCTAATAGTCAAGTATATATTATAGATAGAAACGGTAATCTGGTACCTAAAGGAGTTAAAGGTGAGTTGTATGTTGGGGGAGCTAATCTTTCAGAAGGTTATTGGAATAAACTTGAGCTTACTAAATCAAAATTTATAAAAATAGAATGGTGTGAAAATGGCAAAGTTTATAAAACTGGAGATTTAGCGAGATGGTTGCCAGATGGACTATTAGAGTTTAAAGGAAGAGTCGATCATCAGGTTAAGATCAGAGGTTTCAGAATTGAATTGAGTGAAATTGAGAGTGTTTGTTTGGAGTATGATGAGGTTCGGGAGGTTGTAGTTGTAGTATACGAACAAGGAGGAGATAAACATCTTATACTATACTATACAGGGTTTCAGGATGTTGGTGATAATATCAAAAATTACCTATCCTCTAAATTACCGGTTTACATGGTTCCCCACCACTACATTCACCTGGATCATATGCCTTTAACTGTTAATGGCAAGTTAGATAAACGCTCTTTACCAGCGCCAGAACTTACCAGCGGAGCTTACACTGCCCCTGTCAGTTCTATGGAGCATGACCTTGTTCAGATATGGTCAGAGGTGTTAAAGCAGCCATCAGAGTCAATAAGCGTTACCCGCAGCTTTTTTGAGTTGGGAGGCCACTCATTAAAGGCAGCATTTTTGGTGAACAGGATTCATAAAGATCTATCAGTAGACCTACCACTGCGAGTTATCTTTCAGCATCAGGATATTCGTAGCCTTGCTGGTTATATAGAGCGTCAGGATCAGGTGAGGTATCTATCTATTCCGAAGGCACCAGTTCAGGATTATTATCCTTTGAGTTCTGCTCAGCGCAGGTTATACTTTTTATATGAGTATGATAAGACATCTGTATCCTATAATATGCCTCAGGTTGTACGCCTGCGTGGCCCCTTAGATATAGCAAGGTTGGAGGCCTCTTTTGTTAATTTGGTATCCCGTCATTCTATACTACGCACAAGCTTTCATATGAAAGGAGAGGAAGCGTTGCAGCAAGTTCACCCAGAGGTAGGTTTTAAAGTATCTTATGGAGAGGTGGAAGAGTCAGAGGTTTCATCTATTATCCAATCATTTATACGTCCATTTGATCTAAGTAGTGGCTGCTTACTTCGGGTGAAGTTACTGATTATAGATGCTATGAATCATTTGCTACTGGTAGACATGCATCATATAGTAAGTGATGGAGTATCCAGTGGTATTTTAGTTCGGGATTTGATGACTTATTATGAAGGTTCCTCCTTACCCCCCTTGTCATTAGATTATAAAGATTACTCTGTTTGGCAGCAGAGTTCTTCACAGTCAGCATTGAAAGATGCACACCGATCTTATTGGCATAGTGTATATAGCGAAGAGCCATTAGTGTTAGATCTTCCCTATGACTATGCACGTCCGTCACATGCGGTTCAGGAAGGTGCAGTTTACCACTTTAAAATAGATAAGTCTTTAACAGATAGCATATCAAGTATAGCCGCAGGTTCTAACACTACAATGTTTACAGTTTTGTTGAGCGCTTATGGCATATTGCTGGGTCGTTTAACCAATGAGGAAGACATCATCATAGGCACACCAGTTGCAGGTCGAGAGCATTCTGATCTAGAGGGGATGATAGGGATGTTTGTGAACACCTTAGCCTTGCGTCTTTTCCCACAGGGTATAGAAGATTTTACGAGTTACTTACATGGAGTAAGAGATCATGTTTTGTCCAGCTTTGAGCATCAGAGCTACCCCTATGAAGAGCTGGTAGATGATCTACACCTTAGTCGCAATACGAATCGTAATCCGTTGTTTGATGTGATGTTCTCCTATGGGAATTTTGAGTCTGAGTCACTGACCATGGAAGGTATAGATTTAGAGAGTTACCCTACAGGTAATACCACTACTAAGTTTGATTTGTCCTTATCATGTTCAGAAGTAGAAGGCGAACTTTGGTTATCGTTTAGTTATTCCTCAGAGCTGTTCAAAGAAGAGAGTATCAAGCGTTTTGCAGACTATTACTGTTCTATCTTGGAACAGATAGGACGAGATTCATCAATATCTGTTGGAGCTATAGACATATTATCAGATCAGGAGAAGCAAGAGCTTTTGGTGGATTTTAATGATACCGCTCATGCTTATGATCAGGAAGTCACGTTAATTGATCAATTTAGAAAACAGGTATCTAAGACTCCTCATGCAGTAGCTATGATCTACCATGATGATGAAATGGATTATCTCACCTTAGATGTGTATTCAGATCGATTGGCGTCTTTTCTTCAAAGTATTGGAGTTTCTCAAGGCGATAAAGTAGGTCTGATGTTATCACGATCTTTCCAGATGATTATAGGTTTACTTGGGATCATGAAAGCTGGAGCAGCTTACGTGCCTATGGATATTGAACAGCCCACAAGTCGTAAGTTACATATTATAAAAGAATGTGATATTGAAGTTTTAATAACGGATGCAGGTGATGAAGTGAGCCTGCCGAATGTTAAATTAGTAAGGGTTAGTGATGGGCTAAATGTATCGGTGGGTACAAAGCGAGAGCTAAGAGGAGATCATACCGCTTATGTTATTTACACGTCAGGGTCAACAGGTCATCCAAAAGGAGTAATGATTACTCATAGAAGTGTTATTAATTATATAAGCTGTCAGCAAGAAAACTATCATCTCACAGCCGGAGAGCGAATACTTCAGTTCTCTTCAATAATATTTGATGCTTCGGTGGAGCAAATTTGGTTGTCATTACTCTCAGGTTCATCTCTGGTTTTACTGGATAAAGATCTGTTGCTTGACAGAGATTCATTATGGAGCTATGTTAAAGCAAAAAGTGTTACTCATTTTCATTCTACACCTATTTTTCTTGAGGGGATACCTGTAGATGGGTGTAGCAGTCTTAAACGCGTAGTGTCAGGAGGTGAAGAGTGTAAGCCAAGTTTAGTGAATAAGTTTATACCGTATTGTGATTTTTACAATAAATATGGTCCTACGGAAACTACTATAAGCTCATTATTGCATTATATTGGTAAGGATACTCCTCAAAAAGGATCCATACCAATAGGTTCTCCTGTGTGGAATACCCAACTCTATGTATTGGGTAAACATGGAGGCTTGCAGCCTAAAGGAAGTACCGGTGAGTTATATATAGGTGGTGCAGGTTTGTCTGGAGGGTATTTGAATAAATCATCTCTAACATCAGAGAAGTTTGTACAAAATCCTTATGAGTCAGGAGATATAATATATAAGACAGGAGATTTGGTACGCTGGCTTCCCGGTGGGCAGATGGAATTTAAGGGACGTAGTGATGATCAGATAAAGATTAGAGGTTTCCGTGTGGAGCCCGGAGAGATAGAAAATCATCTAAGGATCTATGCAGATATTACTCAGGTAGTGGTATTAGCTCTAGGTGATGGATCTGATCGTCATTTGGTTGCTTACTATGTTAGTAAGACTGAGCATTCATCAGATGATCTTCGCCAATATTTATCAGAGTATTTTCCAGAGTATATGGTTCCGTTATATTATGTATATCTGGAACATATGCCTCTAACGATTAATGGCAAGTTAGATAAACGCTCTTTACCATCGCCAGAACTTACCAGCGGAGCTTACACTGCCCCTGCCAGTTCTATGGAGCATGACCTTGTTCAGATATGGTCAGAGGTATTAAAACAGCCATCAGAGTCAATAAGCGTAACGCGCAGCTTTTTTGAGTTGGGAGGCCACTCATTGAAGGCAGCATTTTTGGTGAACAGGATCCATGATCAGCTAAATGTAGAAGTATCGCTTTATGATGTGTTTGATAAGCCCACTATACGTGGATTGAGTAAAAGACTTGAGCAAATTAGTAAACCATCCTCTGCTTTTGATAATTCCGTTATTTCGCTAAAAACTAATGATCAATCTGATTTGAATTTATTTTTCATTCATGATGGTGGTGGAGATGTGAGCGGCTATCTGAAATTGACGGAGCAAATAAGTGGTTGCAATTGCTGGGGCTTAAAAAGTGACACACTTAATAGCATAGGCCCTTCAGATACATGTATAGAAGAAATTGCAGATCGTTTTATGGAGAAAATTCTTATGATCCAAGACAAAGGTCCTTACTATCTGCTGGGATGGAGTTTTGGCGGCACATTGGCAGTAGAGATAGCCAGAAGAATAGAGCAGAAAGGCCTGGAAGTGGCTTTAGTTACAATTATTGATAGTTATTTGCCTGTGACTAATGATGGCACGTATGTGAAGTTTGATTTAAATGAGGAGATTAAGTTTTTAAAGGAATTTGTTGACGTCAAATTATCGAATAAGAAAGAAACTTCCTTGGAGGATTTATGGGTAAATGCTTTAATGACAATAGAGAATAGATCGGAATACCTATTAAAAGTCAAAAATCAATTGGATAATGGTCTTAAAAATTTAATGCCACATTGGGAAGAGTCTAATTTAGAGGAGTTAGTTAGAGGAATAAATACCATCAGAACCTTAAGAGAGATAAAAATTAAATATTTGCCAGACTATAGAATTAAGGCTCAATGTGTTTATATTAAGGCTAATAAGTCTGAAGCCAACATTGATAATGTACAGGCATTCTTCAATAAGAATTTATTAGTTCATGAGATTGAAGGTGACCATTTTAATATAATGAGGAAACCAAAAGTTTCTATGGTTTATGAGATTATAGAAAATCATTTAAAATCTCTTAGAGACATCTTTATTGATGAACTAATCTCTGAATGA